The sequence CGTATTGgagtggaggcagaaatctcagagaggAATATCGTAAACTTACCGTACGTAaatcccattcttgtgaacacgatatctcaaACTTCAACTTGGACTCAAGGGTggactgattagaatttggtggtcaaaggtcaaaggtcaaggtcactgtgaccccacaaaacatgtttttggccataactcaagtaTTTATACGCaaataacaggataaaatgttgaagtgatgacattttggatgcaaactgcaacttgactggttgacgGAGGCAAACAACCGCGAGACGGTAATTCTAATAAtgttgtttctttctctttgttcaGCTACCACCACCGCCCCCCCCTCGGAGCCTGCCGTTCCTGAAAACAGTGGAAACCCTTCAAATCAGTCACAGCCTTCAGTTCCTCCATCTGGGAGCCACGCCCCCACCTCTCACGCCCCCCCTACCACCACCatcccctccaccaccaccacccccatcACCTACCCCATACACTCAGATCACACCACCACTGACACAACGATCACCACGCCACCCACAAGCACGCCACATCATGCTGCACCTCCTGACACCGTTACGCCACCAAAGTCACCCGCTCACAACGAAACACACTCATCCACTTCTGTCCCAACACCTGAGCCAACAACGCCCGAatctactaccactattaccaccactactactaataccatcATCATCGCCCAGTCCAGTTCAACATCCAGCACCAGCTCCTCTCAACAGCCCCCCAATCCTGAGTCGACGACGCTCTCATCTCCACAAAGCACTACAAATTCCTCCAGCAAAGCCCACCTGATGACCACCATCAACCCGCCGAGCAGCTCCACCGCCAAACTCCACGTTGACACCCCCTCCCAGCTCAACGTTGGGGATGACAGTAAGTCCACGATATCTTCTGTGTTGGTGTGGATCATAGATATAAAAAAGTAGATATTACGTCATAACTAATTGGATAATCGTCCGCCATGTTACCTGGTTACAATCCCCACCTAAAGGACAGCGACTGGTTATCAGCTGTTCAACAACTAACTGCTTCACCAAAAGGACCAAAGAGACTAGGGAGGCTGGCATCACTTTCCACACATCAGTATAGagtagtgttttattttttacgtATGGGTCAACTAAAACTACTAAAAGTTAGTGAATTCTCTAACTTTACTGTTAGCTACCAAGCTAAGTCAAAGTTATTGCTGATTGTTAGCTCAACAGCATTGATCTGTTAGATAACCAGACGTTGTTATAATGTTGGCTACGCTAACTTAGCTCAAAGGTAACGTTTAGTAACATTtagtaacgttaatattatAACAAAGTTATTAATATTACCCTAACATTTGACCGCTAAGCAGCTGATTCAATGccaaaaaacagcaaaacaggaagtgactgaTTGTAATTGCCTGCCTATAGACTATAATACTGAATCTATTTAGGATTTCTACATAAAAGACATTGCTTAATGTAGAATATTGGACACTCAGAATACTAAAGGCAGTTCTAAAGTCAggcaaaattgaaaaaataatataattttctGCATTATAAATGCACAATTATGAGATTATCTTCATGATTGGAAGCACGATTTGTTCTCTTGGAGCTATAATAATCAAAATTCTAccaaaatcttatttttttttggttcattttAGACAAACACAGTTGTCTTACACTCATAACGTAGGATAAAAAACAGTATTGGTAGAAAAATACAAGGATTACAACAAAATACAACATCACCATAGGTTCCAATTACAGCAAGTTTAAAAGATTGCGTGAGAAAATTTAATaccaacatgctatttagtacactaaaacagtatgtgagatattttttGCATgtccttagtatgaaaccaatagtatgcaaattgcatactatttggGGTGATATATTACAGTATGCGATGCCGGACACTACGGTGgtataaatatcccacaatgcaatacaGTAGGAAAGACAGTACAATGTtggcggacagctctgtaacgccaataacgcttcaatttaactgtaggtataagatttcactttgctgggTGTGATATGTATTTgaaatgaattcagactttgattctcacaaaccatcgttttggtcacatgaggttgggttaccatggttacgcgcCTCCAACCGGCAAcaaggctctcaggaagtgacgacgtaaattactgcttaGTGCAAAAAAgacacatactactgtttattcacacaaaaacatgttgaaCGATATATTGAGTATGCAGTGCATAGTATGTGTTTTTGGACGAAGCCAAACTGTAACCAGGTAAGATTGCCGCCATATGGCTCCATCCTGGAATGAGATAGTCATTAGAACACGTCACATATCATCTATCTATGGTGTGGATATTGACAGAGAGTGAACAACAAAGGCGCCGCTGTTCTTTGTTTTCCAGCACAAGCCAGTCCTCgcctctacacacacaaacacacaccacacatCACCCCCCCCGTCTACATCTTCTACAAGCACCGTCACCACCAAGCACTCCACAATTATGGCTCTGTTTGGGGAAAGAGACAGCGGCAGTCATGGGACTGGAGGCCTCAAGAATgctctgttttctttctttttctgtctctctcccccctcgTCCGTCTGTCTGCTAACTATCTCTACTCTACCTTGAGAGGACTTTGATCGCGATGTCATCGcaaaaaaggaaggaaatcTCCTTCTCAAGTTGACCAGCCTGCCTGGataaagttaaaatataaagtttctctctgcttctctgcgTGGTTTTATTAGGCCATGCTTGGCATCTCGCCTCTTTCCATTCGCCAGAGGAACAGAGAGCATTCACTGCTCTGTGGTTGTTGTTTCATTCAACCAGaggatatattaaaaaaaaaaaaaacagctaagTTTACAAAATAGTCTTCCATAGCAACGTCCATATTCAGGAATACACTGCAGACACTAAGTCTTCCTGCACAGagatatataaaatacaaaggTCAAGCGTGGTGATGTGGGAGATTAACCAGCAACCTTGGAGACAACTAAAACATACTCATACAATATAAACGGCTTCATTGTAATTCTAAAAATAAATCGTAACATTTTTGCCCTATAAATAAAGTCACTTGCTCGAGTACAGGAAAGCTTAACATAACCATCCTGTGTTTGACATTTCTGTCCTGAGCTACGTGATGAACAATCGAGCTCAACGTGCTGCAGTCGAGTCTATATTTAGTTCCAGTCGCAGCTTTAAACAAGCGTTTAAGAAGCTGAAGTTCTGTTTGCACCATGTTAAGTCAACTCCGTCTCTAACGGTGCATCGCCAGCTTGTTTACTCGTTCAAGGAGGAACGTGCCCTGCTCAAGTGTCTCctgtggtttatttttttttccagtgacgATGGTCCATGACGCGCCCACTTTAGACCCCCTCCTGGCTGGCCTGGTGTCAGCCTTCATCATCACTGCGGTCATCAtcactctgctcctcttcctcaaacTGCGCCGGAGAGACAACCGACCAGAGTTCCGCCGGCTGCAGGACCTCCCTATGGTGAGCACGTCCATGACATCCAGGCAACACTTTCACTGCAGCGGTCTCCGCGGGAAATATTCAGTCTGTCAGATGTTGTTGAGCACAGATGTGAGATATACTGTTACGACTTACCAGTGCTGTTATATATAAGTTGTACCTAGTTGCTTTCTTAATGGTTAATTATAGATCAAGAACACAACAACTTCTTGGTTTCAAAGTTGGGGTTAATCCTCCTCCAGTAGGATCCTTCCTTTTGTCTGTTTACCTCTTTAATTAATCAGGAAGACCGGCGACCGCT comes from Sebastes fasciatus isolate fSebFas1 chromosome 5, fSebFas1.pri, whole genome shotgun sequence and encodes:
- the LOC141768040 gene encoding uncharacterized protein LOC141768040 isoform X2; the encoded protein is MMETKLWIALVALLLVNLGSTTGPESTPVGEAAPGGEAAPEAPTLPGSSLDPIAPVTTAPSLNGSDTNTSSGRTSTLSTSTAEEEETIPVTPEPKNDNATTTAPPSEPAVPENSGNPSNQSQPSVPPSGSHAPTSHAPPTTTIPSTTTTPITYPIHSDHTTTDTTITTPPTSTPHHAAPPDTVTPPKSPAHNETHSSTSVPTPEPTTPESTTTITTTTTNTIIIAQSSSTSSTSSSQQPPNPESTTLSSPQSTTNSSSKAHLMTTINPPSSSTAKLHVDTPSQLNVGDDMTMVHDAPTLDPLLAGLVSAFIITAVIITLLLFLKLRRRDNRPEFRRLQDLPMDDMMEDTPLSMYSY
- the LOC141768040 gene encoding uncharacterized protein LOC141768040 isoform X1, giving the protein MMETKLWIALVALLLVNLGSTTGPDDEHPAASSASESTPVGEAAPGGEAAPEAPTLPGSSLDPIAPVTTAPSLNGSDTNTSSGRTSTLSTSTAEEEETIPVTPEPKNDNATTTAPPSEPAVPENSGNPSNQSQPSVPPSGSHAPTSHAPPTTTIPSTTTTPITYPIHSDHTTTDTTITTPPTSTPHHAAPPDTVTPPKSPAHNETHSSTSVPTPEPTTPESTTTITTTTTNTIIIAQSSSTSSTSSSQQPPNPESTTLSSPQSTTNSSSKAHLMTTINPPSSSTAKLHVDTPSQLNVGDDMTMVHDAPTLDPLLAGLVSAFIITAVIITLLLFLKLRRRDNRPEFRRLQDLPMDDMMEDTPLSMYSY